From the genome of Apodemus sylvaticus chromosome 3, mApoSyl1.1, whole genome shotgun sequence, one region includes:
- the Casp8ap2 gene encoding CASP8-associated protein 2 isoform X2, which translates to MAADDDNGDGTSLFDVCPASPLKNNDEGSLDIYAGLDSAVSDSTSRSCVSFRNCLDLYEEILTEEGTAKEATYNDLQIEYGKCQQQMKDLMKRFKEIQTQNLNLKNENQSLKKNISALIKTARVEINRKDEEINHLHQRLSEFPHFRNNHKTARTKDSRSKSPHLDDCSKTDHGVKSDLQKDVHPNTSQPNLEKEGKPHSEAQNPLHLPTGIEKHCTNNVWSRSPYQVGEGNSNEDNRRGRNGIRHSQCSRGTDRTQKDLNSSCSDGEPRDKEANSRLQGNPEKHGNSEARAESKISESKSSTGLGYKSERSASSWEKETSRERPHTRVEPQNDKNLERQNERLQNTHRKELPSQDKAERKSDVKSKPSGEEQGHRGRVDRALPPHSKNDAKYYSFNKYHPEERRGREDCKRDRGMNSHGFPDRRCSSSLSSNRNSKYPHSKEVSVTHQWENTPFKAERHRTEDRRKRERENKEESRHVKSDKKSPPEHLQRTHKDSKKSTADGKRQTEPKHGKGAVSNNDLSKGTDNKECATKVENGPNEAKGKDLKLSFMEKLNLTLSPAKKQPASQDNPHQVAGVPKPSGMCESQSLEKTETVACLSSVSKHNREETKSELPEPKEALSATSQLRISIPENKMKEENRLLFKSVENTVPCELLACGTDISFPAPGEIEQARCLFQSTEVEETSSGAGAAASAVMHVLPEHSSEDFSQELGTKRHDGINSCDISEGEKSKVVLSPKAAAVSESHLEPLVEEPSSSLVNCSGDSNPKLESSLEERPIAETKSYPLEPCLPKETFAPSPQKTELIDHKIETGESNSVYQDDDNSVLSIDFNNLRPIPEPISPLNSPVRPVSKVLSVESSCANPLYDNSHKDEFPSNSTLSTFKSQSDLNKENEKPVPKFDKCSEADSCRNLSLDELEEGEIRSDDEESVAQKRLEKNAKPRASTEVQPGKSSPGSRRSTEHMHRDSGRTAVKLPRDRITWSKRSNDSRPSNTERKSKTMSISSLEKILPLIPAPSSVWEVMHMLRLLGKHVRKNYMKFKIKFSLTQFHRIIESAILSFTSLIKCLDLSKICKSVSTLQKSLCEVIESNLKQVKKNGIVDRLFEQQQTDMKKKLWKFVDEQLDYLFEKLKKILLKFCDSVNFENDNSEGKLGKKYKERTQHSNCQKKKMDNKEIRREKVLKSENTVNFKSSPGCEKFEEKHQDQSKTNTSIVKHDVKRTFSTCTDNTKNFERKEQFLEMNCPSTPRLGKNEGNTEEETRVAQHAGAKSERSFEILTEQQASSLTFNLVSDAQMGEIFKSLLQGSDLLDTSGTEKAEWELKTPEKQLLESLKCESTPACTTEELVSEAGSLCPKVISDDNWSLLSSEKGPSLSSGLSLPVHPDVLDENCMFEVSSNIALGKDNVYSSEKSKPCISSILLEDLAVSLTVPSPLKSDGHLSFLKPEVLSTSTPEEVISAHFSEDALLEEEDASEQDIHLALESDNSSSKSSCSSWTSRSVASGFQYHPNLPMHAVIMEKSNDHFIVKIRRATPSTSPGLKHGMVAEESLTSLPRTGKEADVATEKEPILSQSTVLKPVKDLENSDENIDKSKPTHEEQSSIIQTQVPDIYEFLKDASNKVVHCDQVVDDCFKLHQVWEPKDSESLQELPSMEKIPHSVDNHLPDTHIDLTKDPTTETKSLGELMEVTVLNIDNLECSKTNLGQDAAVTCSSLQPDTIDAFIDLTHDASSESKNEGSEPVLAVEGAGCQVICIDEDSYKEGKMGRANSPLECIVEGTCIDLTSESPGSCEIKRHILKSEPPSKLDCLELPETLGSGHKKRKNSPDVNHSSHKKQRKDIDLSSEKTQRLSPNSDRNGDAHRKQDSKKREAAVNDTSLSAEASPEVKGSTAALATFPASLSAKNVIKKKGEIIVSWTRNDDREILLECQKRMPSLKTFTYLAVKLNKNPNQVSERFQQLKKLFEKSKCR; encoded by the exons ATGGCAGCAGATGATGACAATGGTGATGGAACAAGTTTGTTTGATGTCTGTCCTG CCTCTCCTCTTAAAAATAATGATGAAGGCTCATTGGACATATATGCTGGGTTGGATAGTGCTGTTTCTG acagtACTTCTAGATCCTGTGTGTCATTCAGAAACTGTTTAGATTTGTATGAAGAAATTCTGACTGAAGAAGGAACTGCGAAGGAGGCAACATACAATGAC TTGCAGATAGAATatggaaaatgtcagcagcaaatgaaagatctgatGAAaaggtttaaggaaatacagacacAG AACTTgaacttaaaaaatgaaaaccagtCTCTTAAGAAGAATATCTCAGCACTTATCAAAACTGCCAGAGTGGAAATAAACCGTAAGGATGAAGAGATAAATCACCTTCACCAAAG ATTGTCTGAGTTTCCACATTTTCGAAATAACCATAAAACTGCAAGAACAAAAGATTCACGATCCAAATCTCCCCATTTGGACGATTGTTCAAAGACTGATCACGGAGTTAAAAGTGATCTTCAGAAAGATGTACATCCTAACACTTCACAGCCAAActtggaaaaggaaggaaaaccacATTCTGAAGCACAAAATCCTTTGCACTTGCCTACGGGTATTGAGAAACATTGTACCAACAATGTCTGGTCACGCTCTCCTTACCAGGTTGGAGAAGGTAACTCCAATGAGGATAATAGGAGAGGAAGGAATGGCATTAGACATAGCCAATGTAGCAGAGGAACTGATAGAACACAGAAAGACTTGAATAGCAGCTGTAGTGACGGTGAGCCAAGGGACAAGGAGGCAAATTCCAGACTACAAGGAAACCCTGAGAAACATGGAAACAGTGAAGCAAGGGCCGAGAGCAAAATTTCAGAGAGTAAAAGCAGCACTGGTTTGGGATATAAAAGCGAGCGGAGTGCCTCTTCTTGGGAAAAAGAGACTTCCAGAGAAAGACCACACACTCGAGTGGAAcctcaaaatgataaaaatctagAGAGACAAAATGAAAGATTACAAAATACGCACAGAAAAGAACTTCCATCTCAggacaaagcagaaagaaaaagtgaTGTGAAGTCTAAACCATCAGGAGAGGAGCAGGGGCATCGGGGAAGAGTGGACCGGGCATTACCTCCTCATTCCAAGAATGATGCGAAATATTATAGCTTCAATAAGTATCAtccagaagagagaaggggaagagaagattGTAAAAGAGACAGAGGGATGAACAGTCATGGCTTTCCAGATAGAAGATGTTCATCTTCTCTTTCAAGCAACAGAAATAGCAAGTACCCACACTCCAAGGAAGTCAGTGTTACACACCAGTGGGAAAATACACCTTTCAAAGCAGAAAGACATAGAACCGAggacaggaggaaaagagaacgagaaaacaaagaagaaagtagACATGTGAAAAGTGACAAAAAATCACCTCCAGAACACTTACAAAGGACTCATAAAGACTCTAAGAAAAGCACTGCTGATGGAAAGAGACAGACTGAGCCCAAGCATGGTAAAGGTGCAGTCTCGAACAATGACCTTTCTAAAGGGACAGACAATAAAGAATGTGCAACGAAAGTGGAGAATGGGCCAAATGAAGCAAAGGGCAAGGACTTAAAGTTAAGCTTCATGGAAAAACTGAACTTAACTCTTTCTCCTGCTAAAAAGCAGCCTGCTAGTCAAGATAATCCACATCAAGTAGCTGGTGTTCCCAAGCCCAGTGGCATGTGTGAATCACAGTCCTTGGAGAAGACTGAAACGGTGGCATGTCTTTCTTCTGTCAGTAAACATAATAGAGAGGAAACCAAATCAGAGTTACCAGAGCCAAAGGAGGCTCTTTCAGCTACATCTCAACTCAGGATTAGCattccagaaaacaaaatgaaggaagaaaataggTTGTTATTTAAATCTGTTGAGAATACCGTGCCTTGTGAACTGCTTGCTTGTGGCACGGACATTTCCTTCCCAGCACCTGGAGAAATTGAACAAGCAAGATGCTTGTTCCAGTCAACGGAAGTGGAAGAGACGAGTAGTGGTGCAGGGGCAGCTGCTTCTGCGGTGATGCATGTATTACCAGAACATTCTTCTGAAGACTTCAGCCAAGAATTGGGCACCAAAAGACATGATGGTATAAATTCTTGTGATATTTCTGAAGGTGAAAAATCAAAGGTGGTTCTTTCACCAAAAGCAGCTGCAGTCAGTGAGAGCCATCTAGAGCCTTTGGTTGAAGAACCTAGCAGTTCACTAGTTAACTGTTCAGGAGACAGTAATCCTAAACTTGAATCTTCTCTTGAAGAGAGACCTATAGCTGAGACTAAATCTTATCCTTTGGAGCCTTGTTTACCTAAAGAGACTTTTGCACCTTCACCACAGAAGACTGAGTTGATtgaccacaaaatagaaactggagAATCAAACTCAGTATATCAAGATGATGATAACTCAGTTTTGAGTATTGACTTTAATAATCTGAGACCTATTCCAGAACCCATCAGCCCTCTGAATAGTCCAGTGAGACCAGTATCCAAAGTTCTTAGCGTGGAGAGCTCATGTGCAAATCCACTGTATGATAACAGTCATAAAG ATGAGTTTCCATCCAATTCAACTCTTTCTACTTTCAAGAGTCAGTCTGATCtaaataaggaaaatgaaaaaccaGTTCCCAAATTTGACAAATGTTCAGAAGCAGATTCTTGTAGGAATCTGTCTTTAGATGAATTAGAAGAAGGCGAAATTAGAAGTGATGATGAAGAATCTGTAGCACAAAAACGCTTGGAAAAGAATGCAAAACCTAGAGCGTCTACTGAAGTGCAGCCAGGTAAAAGCAGcccaggaagcaggaggagcacTGAGCATATGCACAGGGACAGTGGGAGGACAGCTGTAAAACTCCCTCGGGACAGAATCACATGGAGTAAAAGATCGAATGACTCCAGACCATCAAACACAGAAAGGAAAAGTAAAACAATGAGCATCTCCagcttggaaaaaatacttccACTTATTCCTGCACCCTCTTCCGTATGGGAGGTTATGCATATGTTGCGGTTGCTAGGGAAACATGTAaggaaaaattatatgaaattcaaGATAAAGTTTTCATTGACACAATTTCATAGAATTATTGAATCTGCAATTTTGAGTTTCACATCACTAATTAAATGCCTTGATCTGTCTAAGATCTGTAAGTCAGTAAGTACTTTACAGAAGAGTCTTTGTGAAGTTATAGAATCTAATCTTAAACAAGTGAAGAAGAATGGCATAGTTGACCGTTTATTTGAACAGCAACAAacagatatgaaaaaaaaattgtggaaGTTTGTAGATGAACAACTTGATTATTTGTTTGAAAAGCTTAAAAAAATCCTACTAAAGTTTTGCGATTCTGTAAACTTTGAAAATGACAATAGTGAAGGAAAActtggaaaaaaatataaagagagaACCCAACATTCAAATTGTCAGAAGAAAAAGATGGACAACAAAGAAATACGGAGAGAAAAAGTGCTAAAATCAGAAAATACTGTGAATTTTAAATCTTCGCCGGGAtgtgaaaaatttgaagaaaaacatCAAGACCAAAGTAAAACCAATACTAGTATAGTAAAGCATGATGTAAAAAGAACTTTCAGCACTTGCACTGATAATACAAAGAACTTTGAACGTAAAGAGCAGTTTCTGGAAATGAACTGCCCGAGCACCCCCAGGCtaggaaaaaatgaaggaaatactGAGGAGGAGACACGCGTGGCTCAGCATGCAGGCGCTAAGTCAGAGCGGAGCTTTGAGATCCTTACTGAGCAGCAGGCATCCAGCCTTACTTTTAACTTAGTGAGTGATGCACAGATGggtgaaatatttaaaagtttgcTGCAAGGTTCTGATCTGTTAGACACAAGTGGCACTGAAAAAGCAGAGTGGGAATtaaagactccagagaaacagcTGCTAGAGAGCCTCAAATGTGAATCTACACCAGCTTGTACAACAGAAGAGCTAGTTTCAGAGGCGGGCTCTCTTTGTCCAAAAGTGATCAGTGATGATAATTGGTCTTTATTATCATCTGAAAAGGGTCCATCTCTATCTTCAGGGCTTTCACTGCCAGTTCATCCTGATGTGTTAGATGAAAATTGTATGTTTGAAGTATCTTCTAACATAGCTTTAGGTAAAGATAATGTATATAGCTCCGAAAAGAGTAAGCCCTGCATCTCCTCCATACTCTTAGAAGATCTTGCAGTCTCTTTAACAGTACCATCACCTCTGAAGTCAGAtggccatttgagtttcttaAAGCCTGAAGTTTTGTCAACTTCAACTCCTGAAGAAGTTATCAGTGCACATTTTAGTGAGGATGCTTTGCTTGAGGAAGAGGATGCGTCTGAACAGGACATTCATCTAGCTCTGGAGTCTGATAATTCAAGCAGTAAGTCAAGCTGTTCATCATGGACAAGTCGGTCTGTTGCTTCAGGCTTTCAGTACCACCCTAATCTTCCCATGCATGCTGTCATAATGGAAAAGTCCAATGATCATTTCATTGTAAAAATACGGCGTGCAACACCATCTACCTCCCCTGGCCTTAAACATGGTATGGTTGCTGAAGAGTCATTGACGTCTTTGCCTAGAACTGGAAAAGAAGCTGATGTGGCAACAGAGAAAGAACCTATCCTGTCTCAGAGTACAGTTTTAAAGCCTGTCAAAGACTTGGAAAATTCTGACGAAAATATTGACAAGAGCAAACCAACTCATGAAGAACAGAGCTCTATAATACAAACACAGGTTCCAGATATATATGAATTTCTTAAAGATGCCTCAAATAAGGTGGTTCATTGTGATCAAGTGGTGGATGATTGCTTTAAGTTGCATCAAGTATGGGAACCAAAAGATTCTGAGAGCCTTCAAGAATTGCCTTCAATGGAAAAAATCCCGCACTCTGTTGATAATCATCTTCCTGATACACACATAGATCTAACCAAAGATCCAACCACTGAGACTAAAAGTTTGGGGGAGCTGATGGAAGTAACAGTTTTAAATATTGATAATTTGGAATGTTCTAAAACAAACTTAGGTCAAGATGCAGCGGTAACATGTAGTTCTTTACAGCCTGATACTATAGATGCTTTTATTGATTTGACACATGATGCTTCAAGTGAAAGTAAAAATGAAGGTAGTGAACCTGTGTTAGCTGTTGAAGGTGCGGGATGCCAGGTGATATGTATAGATGAGGATAGttacaaagaaggaaagatgggAAGGGCAAACAGTCCTTTAGAATGTATTGTTGAAGGAACTTGTATTGATTTGACCTCAGAGTCTCCTGGCTCTTGTGAAATAAagagacatattttaaaatcGGAGCCTCCATCAAAGTTGGATTGTTTAGAGTTGCCTGAAACTCTAGGTAGTGGTcacaagaagagaaaaaacagCCCTGATGTTAATCACTCTTctcataaaaaacaaagaaaggacatAGACTTAAGCAGTGAAAAGACCCAGAGACTTAGTCCTAATTCTGATAGAAATGGTGATGCTCACAGAAAGCAAGACAGCAAGAAAAGAGAAGCTGCAGTAAATGACACGTCCTTGTCGGCAGAGGCCAGCCCAGAGGTGAAGGGTTCAACAGCAGCACTTGCTACTTTTCCAGCAAGTCTTTCTGCAAAAAATGTTAtcaaaaagaagggagaaattaTAGTTTCATGGACAAG AAATGATGACCGGGAAATATTATTGGAATGTCAGAAAAGAATGCCATCCCtgaaaacatttacttatttagctGTTAAGCTGAACAAAAATCCAAATCAG gtttCAGAGAGGTTCCAGCAGCTGAAAAAGCTCTTTGAGAAGTCAAAATGCAG ATGA